One genomic window of Motacilla alba alba isolate MOTALB_02 chromosome 1, Motacilla_alba_V1.0_pri, whole genome shotgun sequence includes the following:
- the NAA50 gene encoding N-alpha-acetyltransferase 50 isoform X1, which translates to MKGSRIELGDVTPHNIKQLKRLNQVIFPVSYNDKFYKDVLEVGELAKLAYFNDIAVGAVCCRVDHSQNQKRLYIMTLGCLAPYRRLGIGTKMLNHVLNICEKDGTFDNIYLHVQISNESAIDFYRKFGFEIIETKKNYYKRIEPADAHVLQKNLKAPCLGQNADVQKTDN; encoded by the exons TAGCCGGATCGAGCTGGGAGATGTGACGCCACACAACATTAAGCAGCTGAAGAGGCTAAACCAGGTCATTTTTCCTGTCAGCTACAATGACAAGTTCTACAAGGATGTACTGGAGGTTGGCGAACTTGCCAAACTAG cttaTTTCAATGATATTGCAGTGGGAGCAGTGTGCTGTAGGGTGGATCACTCCCAGAACCAGAAGAGACTGTACATCATGACACTTGGATGCCTGGCACCCTACCGAAGGCTAGGAATAG GAACTAAAATGTTGAATCATGTCTTAAACATCTGTGAAAAAGATGGCACTTTTGACAACATCTATCT GCATGTCCAGATCAGCAACGAATCTGCAATTGACTTCTACAGAAAGTTTGGCTTTGAGATCATTGAGACGAAGAAGAACTACTACAAGAGGATAGAGCCCGCAGATGCCCATGTGCTGCAGAAAAACCTCAAAGCCCCTTGTCTTGGCCAGAATGCAGATGTGCAAAAGACCGACAACTGA
- the NAA50 gene encoding N-alpha-acetyltransferase 50 isoform X2 gives MKGRIELGDVTPHNIKQLKRLNQVIFPVSYNDKFYKDVLEVGELAKLAYFNDIAVGAVCCRVDHSQNQKRLYIMTLGCLAPYRRLGIGTKMLNHVLNICEKDGTFDNIYLHVQISNESAIDFYRKFGFEIIETKKNYYKRIEPADAHVLQKNLKAPCLGQNADVQKTDN, from the exons CCGGATCGAGCTGGGAGATGTGACGCCACACAACATTAAGCAGCTGAAGAGGCTAAACCAGGTCATTTTTCCTGTCAGCTACAATGACAAGTTCTACAAGGATGTACTGGAGGTTGGCGAACTTGCCAAACTAG cttaTTTCAATGATATTGCAGTGGGAGCAGTGTGCTGTAGGGTGGATCACTCCCAGAACCAGAAGAGACTGTACATCATGACACTTGGATGCCTGGCACCCTACCGAAGGCTAGGAATAG GAACTAAAATGTTGAATCATGTCTTAAACATCTGTGAAAAAGATGGCACTTTTGACAACATCTATCT GCATGTCCAGATCAGCAACGAATCTGCAATTGACTTCTACAGAAAGTTTGGCTTTGAGATCATTGAGACGAAGAAGAACTACTACAAGAGGATAGAGCCCGCAGATGCCCATGTGCTGCAGAAAAACCTCAAAGCCCCTTGTCTTGGCCAGAATGCAGATGTGCAAAAGACCGACAACTGA